Within Desulfobacter sp., the genomic segment CGCCCTGGCAATGAAGATAATAATCAATGCGGCACCGAGCCGGTCGATGGAAATGCCCATGACATCGATCTGCAGGTCAAAATAGCTGAACAGAACGGATACTAAAACCACGATGGATGACAGGACATCCACCTGGCGGTGCCGGCCTTCTGCAATCAGGGCCGGAGACTGGGTTCTTTTGCCGACGTGAAGGGCGTACTGGCCGAACAGAAATATGGCAAGGGTACTGGCGATCAAAAGGAAAATTGAAACAGGGGTAATGTGCGGCGGGCTGTCGCTGGAAGAAAAAATCTGTTTGACGATTTCATACCCTGCAATGAAAATAAACAGGGAAATGGTCACCGAAGCCAGGTTTTCAAGCTTGTAAAGGCCGAGGGGAAAAGATCGGGTTTTACGCGCCGAAAGCCGGATACCGCCGTAAATAACCAGGGATGCCACTGCATCCGTTCCCGAATCAATGGCACTGGCGGTGATCGCAAGGCTGTCGGTATAAATAGCCAGGGCGGCCTTTATGACAGCCAGAACTAAATTCAGTAAAAACGCCAGGCCTGCAATCCTGAATATCTGATGGGTATCGTCTGTTTTTTTTATGGCAGGTTCTATGGCTGCATTCTCCAAACAGGTTGAATTTAATAATCATTTCATTGTTCAATTAAAAAATCAATCGGATTGTGTAAGAATCATATCGCCGCCCCCTGGGCTTACCCATTGAGACAGGATAGAAAAAGGAGATGCCGATTGAACCGCTTTTTATTGTTTCTTGATGCGCGGGCATAACCCGGCCGCAGCGCGGGGGCGCGATTCCGTTTTAGCATTCCCGGTCGACCTGACCGGGAATGCAGCTAGGCATCGTGTAAAAAAGAAACTTTTTTCGTTGATGGTTTTTTTTGTACACGTCCTAATCGTTTTTAAAATCTTTATGTATTTTTTTCAGGGATTTGGTCCATGATGCTTTCCGACAGAGCCGTGATCGTCAAACTGGGATTCACTCCAAGATTGGCTGGGACCACTGATCCATCCGCCACATAAAGGTTGGGGTATCCGAAAAGTTCCCCCTTAAAGTTGACCACACCTTTTTCCGGAGACTCACCCATGCAGCATCCGCCCAAAATATGAGCTGTGGATAGTGAATTAAAAGCGGCTTCCGGTATAGAACTTAAGGGAATCCCATCCATTTTTTCTGCAAGAATGCTTGTGACTTTATTGGCAATGGGAATATAGGCCGGAGCCCTTCTTAAACCTTCAGGGACTTGAGAATTCAGGCTTTTTGCCCCCAAACGCCACCATCTGCGTTTGTAATCCAGTTCCAGGTAGTTTTCATCTGTCTGCATTACCAGTACGACCGTTGTAGATACTGCTTTACCAAAAGGCCACAGCAAGAGGGCTAAAAATTGTATGGGATGACGGAGGATATTTCCGAGATACCGTATTCCACGAGGGATTTTTCCGCCCCCACCGGTTAGCACCGTAAAAAGATTTAACAAAACATCTGACCCCTTGTTATACCGAACCATTTCGATATGGGTGGTGGCATCCGGATAAATGCCGGAGGTAATGGCAATCTGGTCATTCCAGTCCGTATTCTTATCTTTTGATTTAACACCGAGAAGCGTTTCTGAATTTGTGCGGACGAAATTGCCCAGTTGGTCGGAAATATTCGGAAGCTGCCCGTTTTGTTTGCATTGGTTTAAAAGCTTAACAGTTCCGAGTACACTGCCGGAAAAGACGACACTTTTTGTGTGAAACATTTTTTTGGGGTGTCGAATCCCAGTTGATTTTTCAGCAAAAACATCATAGCCGTCTCCATTCGGCTGGACACCGGTAACCAGAGTTTCGGGAATAATATTCACCCCAAGGCCTTCGGCCAGATAAAGGTAATTTTTATCCAAGGTATTTTTGGCTCCTACCGGGCACCCGACCATACAAGAGCCGCAAAACGTGCAACCGGTCCGTTCCGGTCCTTTGCCGCCAAAATAGGGGTCTGGAACCGTTTTGTCCGGAGTGCCGAAAAAGATGCCTACATCATTTTTATGAAACGTGTCCGTGTCTGTTAATTCGATACCAACTTCACGTAAACATTTATCAGCTTGTCCGACCTGCGGGCTTTCATTGGCGCCGAGCATTTTTTTGGCCTTCTCATAAAACGGCATCATTTTGGCTTTCCAATCTCCCGGTCCCCACTCTGGTCTTTCGAAGACTTCATCCGGCGGTACCAGTAGTTGGTTGGCATAAACCAGGCTGCCGCCGCCGACACCACCGCCATGGAATATCAAGGCGTGTTTTAACTGGGTGACCATCTGATACCCATAACAACCGATGGCCGGAAGCCATAGGTTTTTCTTTATATTCCAGTTGGTTTTAGGGAAATCTTCGGTTCTCCAGCGTTTGCCTTTTTCCAACACAGCGACTTTATACCCTTTTTCCGCCAGGCGGAGTGCGGACACACTACCACCAAAACCAGAACCGATTACGATAAAATCATAACTCTCTGAACTGAGCTTATCCTGGGCTGCTTGGTTTGGCTCCACTATAACCTCCAAATTTGAGTTGTTAGTTCGGTTTGCTTATGCCAGACTTTTTATATGATTGATCACAACCTTCCGAGATGCGTTTCTTGGCCTTCCAGTCGTCCTTTTAGAGGCTCCTGACAGTCATGGTTTTTTGCATTATTCATAGGCATTGAAAGTTTAACGATACTGATGGTATCTGATTGAAATCAGATCCTTTCACCGAGGACTCATCACCAGATAACATCGGAACTCATTTTTCTGAGGATCTTATCCACGTTACATAAATCGACAACAAAAAACAATTATTTCAGCAAAATGAATTAAATCAAACCCCTATACTTATAAGCGGCCTCATTCTACCGTGATCCCCAACCCCAATATGGTATCCGGCCATATCTTGAACTTGTGGGCAAAAATTAAGATTCTGCCCTGTTTAATTTCCTTTTCTGAAAGAGGGAGGTGATTCTCTCGGATCTGCGGGAGGGAAAAAAAATGTATACTTTTGCCTGAGTATGTTTACTTATTACTCTTGTTTTCTCAATGAACCAATCGCCCACCATGACCCGTGAATTTTAACCAACTTTGCATTAATAAGCCAGCTACGACTACCCTTACGATAAAAGACCATTTCCTTTTCACCCGGCAAGCCAATCTGCAGTTCATTGTCAACGAATATTCCTTTTAATCTATAAACAGTGGGCTCTATTTTTTTTCTCTCAGAGGCTATAGCATAGACCACATTTGCAACATAAATGTCTCCATCTTTCTTGATTTCTTCAACAGCTAATTTCATGTCAAGGCCACCCCTTCTCCCAAGGCTCCCATGCCAACTACCTGAAAACATTTTAATTCTCTCAGGGGTAGTAGAAGATGGCGCTATGATTTTTATATCTTGCGGTAATTTAGCATGCAGCGAACTTTCTAATGGCTTGGGATATAACTCCCAAGGTGGCCATTCTGTTAAATATCTGTTTTTAAGGCAGCCAGCTGTCGTAAAAAACAATAATATGGAGACAAGAAAAATTGGAATCATTTTTTTATAGCTAATGGCACCATTCATTGGTTGATCCTCCCTATTGCCAAAAAAGGTTTTACAAACTAGAACTTGCTAACAGGGGATTGTACAGATCAATATAAAACGGAGTGTGTGAAGAATATCTGAAGTCAACGTTATTGGAGATATAATTCTTGAATCATAACAAATACCAAACCACCAAAGAAAACAACCATTACAAGTCCAATCCAGACAAGATTTAACCTATTTAGAAAATGGCTTCCAAGATTAAAGGGATAGCCTAATTTCCCCTCATTAATAATACTATTTCCTGCTTTCCTGAATACGATTAGATATATAAAAAAAACACCAATCGCCAGGCCCAATGCGCCCAATATAGATAAAATGATAAAGAACATGATTGAATCCATAATAGTCCTATAATCAAGTTAATTGGAGATTATTGTAATTAAGTTTCGGGTCAAGCTTCAATAAATAATGAAATCAATTAGTTATATAGGTATTTTTGTGCTATAATGCCAAAAACACTTTAACTGCACTATGTCAGCACTAAAAATACATCTGCTTTTCAACTGTAGCGCATAGTGCGTTTCTGATCATTTAGCGAATCTATTCCGCTTGATTAAAACTCCAATATCGTTGCATTGCAATAATTCATTCCTCACTATCCTTTAAAACAGCACACAGAGCAACAGTTTAATTGCGGTTGTGACAATTTGCCATCTAACATCTTAAATTAATAGATTTTTTTCTCTTGATTTAAAATTATTACTAATGTATGTATCATTACTAAAAAGGCTTAATATGTTAAAGTAATGAATTCTATAAAATATATAAATTGCGGAGAATTTAAAAATGACTGTAACGGTAGACAGAGGACAAACAACGGTAAACGTGGAAAGCATTCAAGCACAAGGCCAAACTCAGAACGCCAAAGCTATTGCTATGGAGAACTTGGATAAGCAAAGACAGGATTCAAAGGTCAGTGACGGCATGAATGTCAAAGAAAGCAAAGGCGCTATTGCACAAAATCAGGAAAGACAATCCAAAATCAAAGCCAATAAAGCTTCAGCTTTACACGCTCAAATAGTCAGTGCCATTGAAGGGGCTAACCTTGAGGCCACAACTGAACTCATTGAAGAAACCAAGAAGCGTTTTTTCTGCAATAGCAAAATGGAAATTCGCCCTAAATCTATTTACAAGACAATTTCTGATTTCCTGAATAGCTTCAGCCACAACAAAGCAAAACCCAAACCTGTCCAGACCCTAGAACAACGGGTTGAAAACCGCACTCAGGAAAAAGAAATGGCATTTGAGGAAATGATATATTTCAGTCGTTGCGGGGATCATGATGGATATTTGAAAGCAAGAAAGGCATGGGCCGCCCTTTAATTGAAATGGAGTAAAGTAAAATGAAGAATAAAGATGATACTGCCCCTCTGTGTAAATGTGGGTGTGGTCAACATGTGAAACGATCTAAGGCCACCGGCAAATGGAATCGTTTTGTCCTGGGACATAACAATAAAAAAACTGCATATGAAAAATCTGAGTCTAAAAACAGACCCCATAGATTTCATAAAAAAAATAAGTTTGGCAAAGGAAGACCAAAGGGAAGCAAAAATAAATGTACCATCGCAGCAGAAAATATTTTTGAAGAAGAAAGCGGAGCAATTGCCCGTCAAGCTGTAGACATGGCCCTGAATGGCCATCCCCAGATGATTAAGCTTATCATGGAGAGAACTGTCAGCATCAAAAAAAGTTCTGCAATTAAACTTGATGGAATGCCAAAAATTGATTCAGTTGAATCAGCAGGAAAGGCAGCAGAATTTATTTTGCAATCAATTGCCACAGGGAGAGTGTCACCACTTGAGGGAGAAATCTTAAGCCGTGTTTTGGACAAAAGACTACATTCTCTTCAGATAACAGAAATAGAGCAAGAGTTGAAAATGATAAAGGAAAAAATAATTGAGTGAGCAGCAGAGCACCATTTACTTTTTTGAGTCCCCTTTTCCTCAGGTGACGGGGGCTTGTCCTATCGTCATGCTGATTATACATTGTTTTTTGAAATTTCAACGTTATTGATATGTACATATTAAAGCCGTCAACTAAATTCAAAAAAGTAGTTTATATATGCCAATTTTAGACATAGATATTCTGTTTTTTTCAACGCTGTACTTTACTGATTTTGTTAATTTTATAGTAGGGAGGTACGATTATGACCGCAGGGATTGGAGCCTTACAATCA encodes:
- a CDS encoding GMC family oxidoreductase, giving the protein MEPNQAAQDKLSSESYDFIVIGSGFGGSVSALRLAEKGYKVAVLEKGKRWRTEDFPKTNWNIKKNLWLPAIGCYGYQMVTQLKHALIFHGGGVGGGSLVYANQLLVPPDEVFERPEWGPGDWKAKMMPFYEKAKKMLGANESPQVGQADKCLREVGIELTDTDTFHKNDVGIFFGTPDKTVPDPYFGGKGPERTGCTFCGSCMVGCPVGAKNTLDKNYLYLAEGLGVNIIPETLVTGVQPNGDGYDVFAEKSTGIRHPKKMFHTKSVVFSGSVLGTVKLLNQCKQNGQLPNISDQLGNFVRTNSETLLGVKSKDKNTDWNDQIAITSGIYPDATTHIEMVRYNKGSDVLLNLFTVLTGGGGKIPRGIRYLGNILRHPIQFLALLLWPFGKAVSTTVVLVMQTDENYLELDYKRRWWRLGAKSLNSQVPEGLRRAPAYIPIANKVTSILAEKMDGIPLSSIPEAAFNSLSTAHILGGCCMGESPEKGVVNFKGELFGYPNLYVADGSVVPANLGVNPSLTITALSESIMDQIPEKNT